The Pseudomonas berkeleyensis genome includes a region encoding these proteins:
- the nusB gene encoding transcription antitermination factor NusB, which produces MSNSGNGQPAKKGPSSKILARREARTLAMQALYSWHIAGQPLNEIEAQFRVDNDFSKVDGAYFHEILHGVPRQKTELDESFTPLLDRPLEEIDPVELAILRLSTYELKNRVDVPYKVVINEGIELAKVFGATDGHKFVNGILDKLAPKLRAAEVNANKR; this is translated from the coding sequence GTGAGCAACTCCGGTAACGGCCAGCCGGCCAAGAAGGGCCCCAGCAGCAAGATTCTCGCGCGCCGCGAGGCCCGTACCCTGGCCATGCAGGCCCTGTATTCCTGGCACATCGCCGGTCAGCCGCTGAACGAGATCGAAGCGCAGTTTCGTGTCGACAACGATTTCAGCAAGGTCGATGGTGCTTACTTCCACGAGATCCTGCACGGTGTGCCGCGGCAGAAGACCGAGCTGGACGAGTCCTTCACGCCCTTGCTCGATCGCCCTCTGGAGGAGATCGACCCGGTCGAGCTGGCCATCCTGCGTCTGTCCACCTATGAGCTGAAAAACCGCGTCGACGTCCCCTACAAGGTGGTGATCAACGAGGGTATCGAGCTGGCCAAGGTGTTCGGTGCCACCGACGGTCACAAGTTCGTCAACGGCATTCTGGACAAGCTCGCGCCCAAGCTGCGTGCGGCCGAAGTCAACGCCAACAAGCGTTGA
- the ribH gene encoding 6,7-dimethyl-8-ribityllumazine synthase, with protein MTLKTIEGTFIAPKGKYALVVGRFNSFVVESLVSGAIDALVRHGVSESDITIIRAPGAFEIPLVTQKVAQRGEYAAIIALGAVIRGGTPHFEYVAGECTKGLAQVSMEYGVPVAFGVLTVDSIEQAIERSGTKAGNKGAEAALSALEMVSLLAQLEAK; from the coding sequence ATGACCCTGAAGACCATCGAAGGTACCTTCATCGCCCCGAAGGGCAAATACGCCCTGGTGGTAGGCCGTTTCAACAGCTTCGTCGTCGAGAGCCTGGTCAGTGGCGCCATCGACGCCCTGGTTCGCCACGGTGTTAGCGAAAGCGACATCACCATCATCCGTGCGCCGGGCGCCTTCGAGATTCCGCTGGTTACCCAGAAGGTCGCTCAGCGTGGCGAGTATGCGGCGATCATCGCCCTCGGCGCGGTCATCCGTGGCGGCACCCCGCACTTCGAATACGTTGCCGGCGAGTGCACCAAGGGCCTGGCCCAGGTTTCCATGGAATACGGCGTACCGGTTGCCTTCGGCGTACTGACCGTCGACTCCATCGAGCAAGCCATCGAGCGTTCCGGCACCAAGGCGGGTAACAAGGGTGCCGAAGCTGCGCTGTCTGCCCTGGAAATGGTCAGCCTGCTGGCGCAGTTGGAGGCCAAGTGA
- the ribBA gene encoding bifunctional 3,4-dihydroxy-2-butanone-4-phosphate synthase/GTP cyclohydrolase II gives MALNTAEELIEDIRAGKMVILMDDEDRENEGDIIIASECVTAEHINFMARFARGLICMPMTRERCELLKLPLMAPRNGSGFGTKFTVSIEAAEGVTTGISAADRARTVQAAVARNAVAEDIVSPGHIFPLMAQPGGVLARAGHTEAACDLARMGGFEPSGVICEIMNDDGTMARRPELEKFAEEHGLKIGTIADLIHYRLIHERTVERVSEQPLDTELGQFNLVTYRDGVENTAHMALTLGTICSEEPTLVRVHNMDPLRDLFLVNQPGRWSMRAAMAEVAKAGSGVVLLLGNPLTGPELLALIGRQQPANPATYSTVGAGSQILRDLGVRKMRLMSSPMKFNAISGFDLEVVEYLPAD, from the coding sequence ATGGCGCTCAATACCGCTGAAGAACTGATCGAAGACATCCGCGCCGGCAAGATGGTCATCCTCATGGATGACGAGGATCGCGAGAACGAAGGCGACATCATCATCGCCTCCGAATGCGTCACCGCCGAGCACATCAACTTCATGGCCCGTTTCGCCCGTGGCCTGATCTGCATGCCGATGACCCGCGAGCGCTGCGAGCTGCTCAAGCTGCCGCTGATGGCGCCGCGCAACGGTTCCGGCTTTGGCACCAAGTTCACCGTCTCCATCGAGGCGGCCGAAGGCGTGACCACCGGCATCTCCGCCGCCGACCGCGCCCGCACCGTGCAGGCTGCCGTGGCGCGTAATGCGGTGGCTGAGGATATCGTCAGCCCCGGCCATATCTTCCCGCTGATGGCCCAGCCTGGCGGCGTGCTGGCGCGTGCCGGCCACACCGAGGCAGCTTGCGACCTGGCGCGTATGGGGGGCTTCGAGCCGAGCGGGGTGATCTGCGAGATCATGAACGACGACGGCACCATGGCGCGTCGCCCGGAGCTGGAGAAGTTCGCTGAAGAGCACGGTCTGAAGATCGGCACCATTGCCGACCTGATCCACTATCGGCTGATTCATGAACGTACCGTCGAGCGCGTCAGCGAGCAGCCGCTGGATACCGAGCTGGGCCAGTTCAACCTGGTGACCTATCGCGATGGCGTTGAGAACACCGCGCACATGGCGCTGACCCTGGGCACCATCTGCTCCGAAGAGCCGACTCTGGTGCGTGTGCACAACATGGATCCCCTGCGCGACCTGTTCCTGGTCAATCAGCCGGGGCGCTGGAGCATGCGTGCGGCGATGGCCGAGGTGGCCAAGGCTGGTAGCGGCGTGGTGCTGCTGCTCGGCAACCCGCTGACTGGTCCCGAGCTGTTGGCGCTGATCGGTCGCCAACAGCCGGCCAATCCGGCGACCTACAGCACCGTGGGCGCTGGTTCGCAGATCCTGCGTGACCTCGGCGTGCGCAAGATGCGCCTGATGAGCTCGCCGATGAAGTTCAACGCGATATCCGGCTTCGATCTCGAGGTTGTAGAATACCTGCCGGCTGATTAA
- a CDS encoding riboflavin synthase — protein MFTGIIEAIGSIRAMTPKGGDVRVYVATGKLDLGDVKLGDSIAVNGICLTAVELPGDGFWADVSRETLARTAFIDLKPGSAVNLEKALTPTSRLGGHLVSGHVDGVGEIVSRADNARAVQFKVRAPRELAKYIAHKGSITVDGTSLTVNAVDGAEFELTIVPHTLAETIMVDYQAGRKVNLEVDLLARYLERLLLGDKAAEPKASGLTESFLAEHGYLKN, from the coding sequence ATGTTCACCGGCATAATCGAAGCCATCGGCAGTATCCGCGCCATGACGCCCAAGGGCGGTGACGTTCGTGTCTACGTGGCAACCGGCAAGCTCGACCTGGGTGACGTCAAGCTCGGCGACAGTATCGCGGTCAACGGCATCTGCCTGACCGCCGTGGAGCTGCCCGGCGACGGCTTCTGGGCCGATGTCAGTCGCGAGACGCTGGCGCGTACCGCCTTCATCGACCTCAAACCCGGCAGCGCCGTCAATCTGGAAAAGGCCCTGACGCCGACCAGTCGCCTCGGCGGCCATCTGGTCAGCGGTCACGTCGACGGCGTCGGCGAGATCGTCTCGCGCGCCGATAACGCCCGCGCCGTGCAGTTCAAGGTGCGCGCGCCGCGTGAGCTGGCCAAATACATCGCCCATAAGGGTTCGATCACCGTCGACGGCACCAGTCTGACCGTCAACGCGGTCGATGGCGCCGAATTCGAGCTGACCATCGTGCCGCATACCCTGGCCGAGACCATCATGGTCGACTACCAGGCCGGGCGTAAGGTCAACCTCGAGGTCGACCTGCTGGCACGTTACCTGGAGCGCCTGCTGCTCGGTGACAAGGCCGCAGAACCCAAGGCCTCGGGCCTGACCGAAAGCTTTCTCGCCGAACACGGCTACCTGAAGAATTGA
- the ribD gene encoding bifunctional diaminohydroxyphosphoribosylaminopyrimidine deaminase/5-amino-6-(5-phosphoribosylamino)uracil reductase RibD yields the protein MSERDPFFMARALKLARKGLYSTHPNPRVGCVIVQDGRIVGEGWHARAGEPHAEVHALRQAGDKARGATAYVTLEPCSHHGRTPPCADALVAAGVSRVVAAMQDPNPQVAGSGLLRLAQAGIEVASGVLEDEARALNAGFIKRMEKGLPFVRVKLAMSLDGRTAMASGESQWITGPAARSAVQRLRAQASVVLSGADTVLADDARLTVRADELGLGAEMTALAQRRPPLRVLVDGRLRVPLSKTFFQVGPALVATCAAAAARDRYQEDGHELLAVPGSNGHVDLRKLLLELASRGVNEVLVEAGPRLAGAFARAGLVDEYRIFVAPKLLGSSARPLLELPLNRMAEAPELQIVDIRAVGDDWQITAVPKVK from the coding sequence ATGAGCGAACGCGACCCCTTCTTCATGGCGCGCGCCCTCAAGCTGGCGCGTAAAGGCCTGTACTCCACCCATCCCAACCCTCGTGTCGGTTGCGTGATCGTGCAGGATGGACGCATCGTTGGTGAAGGCTGGCATGCCCGTGCCGGCGAGCCACATGCCGAGGTGCACGCGCTGCGCCAGGCCGGCGACAAAGCGCGTGGCGCGACCGCCTACGTCACCCTGGAACCTTGCAGCCATCACGGTCGCACGCCGCCTTGCGCCGATGCCCTGGTTGCGGCGGGCGTCAGCCGGGTGGTCGCGGCGATGCAGGATCCCAACCCGCAAGTGGCTGGCAGCGGCTTGCTGCGTCTGGCCCAGGCCGGTATCGAGGTCGCCAGTGGCGTACTCGAGGATGAGGCGCGAGCGCTCAACGCCGGCTTCATCAAACGCATGGAGAAGGGCCTGCCGTTCGTGCGGGTGAAGCTGGCGATGAGCCTGGATGGGCGCACCGCCATGGCCAGTGGCGAAAGCCAGTGGATCACCGGGCCGGCAGCACGCTCCGCAGTGCAGCGCTTGCGTGCGCAGGCCAGCGTGGTGCTCAGCGGTGCCGATACGGTGCTGGCAGATGACGCGCGGCTGACCGTGCGTGCTGACGAGCTGGGCCTGGGGGCGGAGATGACGGCACTGGCGCAGCGTCGTCCGCCTCTGCGTGTGCTGGTCGATGGCCGCCTGCGGGTGCCGTTGAGCAAGACCTTCTTCCAGGTCGGCCCGGCCCTGGTGGCTACGTGCGCCGCTGCTGCCGCCCGTGATCGCTACCAGGAGGACGGCCACGAGTTGCTCGCTGTGCCGGGCAGCAACGGTCATGTCGATCTGCGCAAGCTGCTGCTGGAGCTGGCTTCGCGGGGTGTCAACGAAGTGCTGGTGGAAGCCGGGCCGCGTCTGGCTGGCGCCTTCGCCCGTGCCGGGCTGGTGGACGAGTACCGTATCTTCGTCGCGCCCAAGCTGCTCGGCTCCAGTGCCCGGCCGCTGCTCGAGTTGCCGCTCAATCGCATGGCCGAGGCGCCGGAGTTGCAGATCGTCGATATTCGCGCCGTCGGCGACGACTGGCAGATCACAGCGGTACCCAAGGTCAAGTAG